DNA from Deltaproteobacteria bacterium:
AGGGTTTTCCCTCTGGAAATCACAAAATCGACTTCCTGATTTTTTTCTCTCCAATAAAAAACGTTTCCAAAGTCTCCGATGAACGCGTTGATGAATGCGGCACCAACAGCCGATTCCACCAGATGTCCCCAAAATTCGCGATCAGCCAATGCCTCCTTGAATGTTACTCCCACCGTTGCCGTCATCAGTGCATTGTTGAACACCTGAAATTTCGGACTGGACCCGCGGCGCCGCACACTTTGGCCCGCAAATTTGTTGAGTCCGCAAAGCATCCACGCGTTTCCAAGCAATTCCAGATAGTGCGCGAGCGTCGTGGTATTGCCCGCATCCTGCAACTGCCCCAGCATTTTTTGATAAGAAAGAATCCTGCCTGAATATTCACAACCCAAATGAAACAAACGGCGAAGCAGTGCAGGTTTGTCAATGCGTTTCATAAGGAGAATATCTTTTGACACGCTTGTCTCAATCAGAGAGTCTATGACATAGGATCTCCAGCGTTTTTCATCCTCCACGAGAGGCGCCGCTCCGGGATAACCGCCGAAAAAAATATATTTTTCCAAATTCCAGCCGAAGGCGTCACGCATTTCGGCATAAGACCAGTGTGGAATATGAAGGACTTCAAATCGGCCGGCCAAACTTTCCGTCAATCCTCTCTGTACCAGCAGAGGGGAGGAACCTAAAATAACAACGATCAGCCCTAGCTCCGACAAAGTATCACTATCCCAGAGATACTTGACCGTTTCGGACCAGCCCTCTATTTTCTGCAGTTCATCCAAAACAAGAATGGCCTTGCCCATTTCTCTAGTTTTTAGACGCCCTATTTCCCACTGTTGTTCAATCCAAATCCTGTCTCTAATCGAAGGATCATCAGCCAATGCATAATGAATAGGAACATCCGTGGCTTGGGTTATTTGACAAATCAAAGTGGTTTTCCCCGATTGCCGCGGTCCTGAAAGCACCTGAATAAAGTGTCTCGGTTCTTTAAGTCTTTGTAATATCTTATTAAAATAGCTTCTTTGATACATATGTGTATGTGTGAGCAAAATTACTCAGGACATTGAGTAAATTTACTCAAAATAAAAGAGGGCTGTCAACAATCAATTAGGGATAAGTTGTAAGTTGCTGGAAAGATCAGAATTTGTTAAAGTTTCACCATGGCTACTTTGACACAACCTACCATGGGTTATCCAATTATCGAAAAACTGATTGATTCTGAAGTCTTTGACGATATTAACCGTTCTTTTTCGGCTGTGTATTAAGTTTTGGAAAAGATTTCCAAAGAAAAGAAGGGACTTAAACACAATAAAGAGGCCAAAAAGGCGATGGTTGCTTTAGAGAAAGTCGTTGATTTGCTTAAGGAATTACTCCAAATCAAATATCGGCTTCAAGAGGAAGTCTCCAAAGGAACAAAAAAAGGAACCTGAAACGCAACTTTCACCTGCAGGTGTGCCGATAACTATAGTGAGTGAGGATCTGGCTTTGCCAGTCCGAGCGAAAGGGGCGCGGGGGGAAGGAGCGGAGCGAGTCGTTCCCCCCGGTATAATCATGGAGACTAAGTTTTTATGACATTGCAACCAATCAATCCGATAGAGATTCAAAGAAACCAAGGGGCCTTGGGTTCTGCAGGAAAAGCCAAAGCCATGGAGTTTGGAGATTTTTTGGGTGGGGTTTCTGCTTTAACTCCTTTCGCAACCGAATTTACAGCACAAGCAACCGGGAATGTGAATGCCGCAACGGTTTTGAACGCGGCGTTTGCTTCTTTTCCTGCCGCGGCCGGCTCCTTTGCC
Protein-coding regions in this window:
- a CDS encoding ATP-binding protein; amino-acid sequence: MYQRSYFNKILQRLKEPRHFIQVLSGPRQSGKTTLICQITQATDVPIHYALADDPSIRDRIWIEQQWEIGRLKTREMGKAILVLDELQKIEGWSETVKYLWDSDTLSELGLIVVILGSSPLLVQRGLTESLAGRFEVLHIPHWSYAEMRDAFGWNLEKYIFFGGYPGAAPLVEDEKRWRSYVIDSLIETSVSKDILLMKRIDKPALLRRLFHLGCEYSGRILSYQKMLGQLQDAGNTTTLAHYLELLGNAWMLCGLNKFAGQSVRRRGSSPKFQVFNNALMTATVGVTFKEALADREFWGHLVESAVGAAFINAFIGDFGNVFYWREKNQEVDFVISRGKTLAAVEVKSGRRRENYSGMESFARQFKPQKQLLIGGDGISLEDFFSKPAEQFA